The DNA window AATGCAATAGTTTAGGGCAGTGATTTGCAAGCCACAGTGCCCACTTAATAAACCTCCTTCTATAGTCTTCTCTTATCAAACTCCTAGGAAGAGAAGGCCATCTGTAATTAATAACTGGTGCTATCAATGCCAACCCTGCAAGCCTGCACAATTTTCTCGATGCTTAAATGCGCGCGAGACGGTATCACTATAATCTTGAATGTATAATGTACCTGTGAGGCAAATATTTTAGACAACTCCAAGTAGCATATGAGCCCATTGAGACTCCAATTACATAAAAATGTGCTCCAATTTGTAGCTGATCAGCAAGCTCTTGAATATCAAGGGCTTCACTTTTCAACGAACGCTTTGGATTCGGATCGCTTTCTCCATATCCGGCTCGATCATATTGCAGAAGATAAATACCCAACTCATCTATCAATTCCTATATAAAGAATATTTGAATCATATCCTAATAAAGAATTTGTTTCTATAATATTATGATAATTAGATCTAAAATCACGTAAAAGATTATTCAGAAATAGAAGACAAACAGGCAGTACGATTATTAGCGCAATTGATTAGAGGTTGAGTTAATTACTTGTGGTGCTAGAAAATTCATCTCTTTGGAGCTTCCAAAACCATGCACAATGATGATCTTGTATGTTGCTTTATCTTTAGGTACACCTCTTTCAACATAAGCCAAGTGTCTACCATCTCTCAGTCTAATTCTTGATGAAACCACAGATAAATCATCAACTGAATCATCATTGTTTGGAGCAAGCTGAGTACCCTAATAAAACCATGAAGAAAAATGAACACATAGATATGCAAGAAGAACAACATATAATTAACAATAGTGAGATCATGTGTTACCTGACAGAAACATCTGCATAATTTACGTGTCTGACCTTGTTGATTTTGAGTTAAAAGCTTAAGAAAATGTCTCATTctattcatcttctcttgaaaTATGAACCTTAGCATATAGTCTTTATGCACATAAATGAAATGAGAGGTGAATTTAGCTATAAAAACAGAGAAGTTTGCATTTTCTTTATCATGTTATTTCATTTTGAGGGGATATCCTTTGAAAGGTTCCATCAGATAGAAGCATCTTTTTTTCTATATTCTTTACCAATTAGATAACTTTTTGTATTGTTTTCTAGATTTGAACTTTGCATTATTTTTTATACTTCTTCAAAATTAGGACTCCGTGTACGTTATGTTATTTCAACACTTCATTATTACTTTGATTATGATGTTTTTTTGGATTTGattaatgattttttattttattttcatgttgTATGATCCACTTTAACAATTTTTTATAGTAAATATCAATTTTTACAATTCATGAATAGTAAATTCTGAGGCTCATAATTGTTTCTGGGTTTATACCCAGATGTATTAAGAATattcttttttgtatttttgtgtgtGACTTTATTAATACTAATAACAGCTCACTGAAATTTTTTTTTGGAGAGGAATATTCCTTATGTTTTTTCTTTCATAATAGTATGGTCCGAAGCTACTGTATTTATAGGACACAACGTTGCTCCAACACATATTGAGTATtgaaatgaattgttaaatgagattaatttaaatactttttttataaatgcattttttttcttttcacgcTTTAAAATGTAaatcatttattaaattttattttatttaatttgaaaataaaatcaatcaattgttTTGTATAATAGTCGTGAGAGTGTGAATAAGCTATGTCTATACAGCTATCAATTGAGCTCATTAATatgaaaaaatcaattaatttttaacttctattgaaatatttaattttaacccCATCAAATTGTTTTTTGAATAACGATTATTTAAAGTTTTTTGACAAATTAAATTTCACTAGGTGTCAGAATACTAGAAATGACGATAGGGTGGGTCAAGAATGGTTATTATCTCCCCCAAATTCAAATCCGAATTTCCAAACAATATTTGTTCCTCGCCCCAAATTCAAATGAGAATGGAAATTAAAACTCAAATCTAACCCAAACGGATTTGGGTTGAGTTCGGGTATCCTCGCTTCGTCACCATCCTTTAGTGAAatcaatgttttttttataaaaatacttatttttttcaaaatcaaatcacattataaataataaaataaaataatttcaaaaaatttcatacatacatttataatattttaaataatatatacaaataaaaatatcaaaatatttaccacatatttaatattctaaattatcaaaaataaataataatatatataataaaataaacgaGGTgagttcggggtgggtactaatGTCCTCATTATCCGACCTGTTCCCATATTTTGTAATCGGAGAAAACACAAACTCAAATCTAGTTAAAGCGGGTTCTCTCTGTCAACTTCAAGACGGATTGGATGGATACCCACGTGTACGAGTTTTATTGTCATGCTTAAATGAAACAGTGACAAGAAATATGTTgtgtcttttaaaaaaattaaaaaattaaaatttatttatataataataattaattaattaataaattattataatagaAACGTATATTTCGATcactaatataaatataaatagtttctGAATTAAATACTgcaatatgaatttttgaattttttgaaatttattaaaagagatgaaaatccaaaaactttaaaaagtgtcatgtgtagacatggcaataaaatccagacccacgggtacccacccgaacccgccccgaagttgacggggaaaacccgctttgactgggtttgggttttcctcgattagaaaacatggggatgggtcgggtaatggggacactagtacccaccccgaacccgccccgtttatttcaatatgtacattattatttatatttcaaaatttatattattaaatatgtggatattgttttaataatttgatttgtatttattattttaaatatttgaaatatatgtatgaaattttttgagattgttttattttgttatttataatgtaatttgatttttgaaaaagtaaatatttttattaaaaaaattgattttacgaaatacatggtggcggggcggggatacccgaacccaacccgaacccgttaaggacgggtttgggttttagttctccatccccgtttgggtttggggcgggtaacggggattgattggggattcgggtttgggtttgggggaggtaacgtccccgacccgccccgttgccatgcctgATCATGTGCAAACATTCTTACTTTCGCAACTAGATACTATTTTCAATCACATTAGAAATTTCGATGTGTGAGATAGAAAACAATGAGAACCAAAATAAATGgggtaaaacaaaaataaatgtcaAATAGTGTAAGTAAAGCACAAGAAGAAAATAAGAAGGCGTAAAGTGGTGAGTCCACCCATATAATTTGTTTATCTAGTTCGATCAAACCGATCTACTATAGAAGTGAGCAATTGCTTAAGCCACCATAATTTGAGAGTTGTAATTAGAGATTATAAAATAAGTTGCAAGAAATTAGTCTCTCAAGCTCATAAGAACATCTCTTATTCTTTACCTGCATGTTTCTCAATCCCTTTTCCTCTCAATATATGAATCACAAAAATACAAGGTTTTTAGAAGTGTTTTTCAATCTCCTTACAtacctcaaaagatcttcaaatTCTTAAAACAATGAATCCAAAGAATCTCTCAATTTGTCACTCTAAGTTTCTCTCACTAAGATTTCACCTCTCTCAATTTCGTATCCAAAAGGATTGAAAAATGTCTTTTATATGTGTTAGGGGAAACAAATAACTTGTTTCCATTACGTTTCCTATTACGTGCAACATTTCTAAAAAAATATCCTTATCTACTTGATACTCATGAATGTAAGCAACGATAAAGGTATTAGATATATTCATGGCATATGGGAGAGCTACTACATAAGCATTATCATTGATCTTTCAGGTTACTTTCAACAGACAATATTTGCGTGGTTGCAGCTTGGTGTAAGTATCAACCGGGAACCTCACTTTGCGGAGAAACACCACCACATCATCTCCTAAATTGAAAACTTTGACTCTCTTGTATTTTTCGGCAACTACTTTATTCGTCGGCTTTATTCTCTGCCGCCGCACTAACTCCATGCGCTTTAGGCAAATTAACCAAATCAACCGCATGCTTAGGAACATAAGTATAGACTATGGAGAATGGTGATTTCCCTGTAGCTGAATGCGCAGCGCTGTTGTAAGAAAATTCAACCTGAGGCAAAACTAAATCCCACTATTTCAGCTTATCACCACCAACACTCCGAATCATATTTCCCAAAGTTCTGTTGGTTACCTCAGTTTGTCCATTTGTTTGAGGATGATTTGTAAAAATCCGGTTCGGCACGGTTCCAAACAATCTCCAAAGAGTAATCCAAAAATGAGTGAGAAATTTAGAGTCCCTGTCTGAAGTAATTGACTTAGGAACCCCGTGAAGACGCACTCTGAAAAACAGTTTGGCTATGTTAGACGCATCAGCAGTCTTCTTACAAGCAATGAAGTGGATCATTTAGAGAATCTGTGTATTACAACGAACACGAAATCTACACCTTATTGTGTACGAGGCAAGCCCAACACAAAATCCATTGTAAATCTTGCCAAATATCATCAGGAATAGGTAAAGGCATATAAAGACCAGTATTTTGAGACTGACCCTTAGAAACATGACAAGTATAACACCTCTTGACTATAGTACCAACGTCCCTCCTCAAGTGTGGCCAATAATATCTCTCCTACAGGCTAACAATGGTCTTTTCTAGGGGCGTTTGCAGtgtggtttgggcggttttgacttaaaaaatcatccgaaccgcaagagaaaaaaagtgtgcagtttgatttggttcggttgacttttaaaaataaaaccgaaccaacccaaaCCAAATCAATGtcgtttggattggttcggtttttttttacaaatatttattgagccatacatacacagatagatgacaacataactttgtatttagtcatttatacgttatcaattaacaacaaaattcatcaaaTTTGGATaaaaactttctatttaatatacaaaaataagattagataaaagtggaataaaaaatatagaatagtagcataaaacaatataaaaaacattataatgaaatagaaaaaaagaggagatgaaagattagagaagatgaaaaaaaagagCAGAAGAGAGGAGAGATTATATAAGAAGAGGgacattaaaaacataattggaagagagaacagtagaataaaaataataagatgaaaaagaaagaacttaagagatgaaagactagaaaagaaGAGGTGATATGTACTTGGAAAAAAAGATGAGAAGAATGCGTAATACCGCtaagagagatttgagaagacttaaactaaaaccttaagtgtggggaagagaaaatcatttgtaatcgtaaggctaagacataataggtttgagtttgggttggatataGGTTAAGTGGAGTTTggggttgtaacataatgtggtttggttcggtttgtaaaattcaaactgcaaaccaaaccgaaccgcgcggTTTATTAAAAAATGGCCCAAACACATTAAAACCAAATGCAGTTTTTTATAGTTTCGGTTTGGTTTAGTTCGactttgcggttttctattgggccggtttggttttgaacaccacTAGTCTTGTATCTACCCAGATGACCGCTAAGACCACCACCATGTGTAGGTCCCGAATTAGATTCTCTCTTAAAGAGGTACAGGGAATGCATAGTCAATCGCCTTTTAAAAAGATAGCCATATCGAATTTGAAAATCTGCACAAGGATGTTTTCCACTGCACTTGGCCCATGACTCCTTGAACTCAACATCAATTTCATACAGCTCTTTCA is part of the Vicia villosa cultivar HV-30 ecotype Madison, WI linkage group LG2, Vvil1.0, whole genome shotgun sequence genome and encodes:
- the LOC131647900 gene encoding uncharacterized protein LOC131647900, with translation MLRFIFQEKMNRMRHFLKLLTQNQQGQTRKLCRCFCQGTQLAPNNDDSVDDLSVVSSRIRLRDGRHLAYVERGVPKDKATYKIIIVHGFGSSKEMNFLAPQELIDELGIYLLQYDRAGYGESDPNPKRSLKSEALDIQELADQLQIGAHFYVIGVSMGSYATWSCLKYLPHRLAGLALIAPVINYRWPSLPRSLIREDYRRRFIKWALWLANHCPKLLHWWATQKWLPSNAVIEKNPTFFNKNDIDILKTIPGFPMFSKDRLREQVVFDTLLHDWKVAFGKWEFDPMKLNNPFPNKQSSFHIWQGYEDKVVPSEIQRFVSSQLPWMQYHEIPDGGHLIVYYKGLCEAILKALLLGQENHAFKPRSSLLFKDECYQETI